Proteins encoded in a region of the Streptomyces sp. NBC_01298 genome:
- a CDS encoding roadblock/LC7 domain-containing protein → MTAPQSGNDTRGRGSGPLNWLLDELVDRVASIRKAVVLSGDGLPTGSSKDLTREDSEHLAAVASGFHSLAKGVGRHFDSGRVRQTVVELDEAFLFVMAAGDGSCLAVLADADSDVGQVAYEMTLMVKRVGDHLATAPRTGLPAGG, encoded by the coding sequence ATGACCGCACCGCAGTCCGGCAACGACACCAGGGGCCGTGGTTCCGGCCCCCTCAACTGGCTCCTCGACGAGCTCGTCGACCGGGTCGCCAGCATCCGCAAGGCCGTGGTCCTCTCCGGGGACGGCCTGCCCACCGGCAGCTCCAAGGACCTCACCCGGGAGGACAGCGAGCACCTGGCCGCCGTGGCCTCCGGCTTCCACAGCCTCGCCAAGGGCGTCGGCCGCCACTTCGACTCCGGCAGGGTCCGCCAGACCGTGGTCGAGCTGGACGAGGCGTTCCTCTTCGTCATGGCGGCCGGCGACGGAAGCTGTCTGGCGGTCCTGGCCGACGCCGACTCCGACGTCGGCCAGGTCGCGTACGAGATGACCCTCATGGTCAAGCGGGTCGGTGACCACCTGGCGACCGCCCCGCGCACCGGGCTGCCCGCCGGAGGGTGA
- a CDS encoding DUF742 domain-containing protein: MSDPGQDHPAHIPGTAAGSDAAAGQWFDDDAGPVVRPYAMTRGRTSHAGQHRLDLIALVVAESAADDPVWDTTLSPEHADILGLCLLRPQSVAEIAAELDLAVGVVRVLIGDLVDDELVHVTRPVPPAELPDESILREVIDGLRAL, encoded by the coding sequence ATGAGCGATCCAGGCCAGGACCACCCCGCCCACATCCCAGGCACCGCTGCCGGCTCCGACGCCGCGGCCGGCCAGTGGTTCGACGACGACGCCGGTCCCGTGGTGCGTCCGTACGCGATGACCCGCGGCCGGACCAGCCACGCCGGACAGCACCGCCTCGACCTGATCGCACTGGTGGTCGCGGAATCCGCGGCCGACGACCCGGTCTGGGACACCACCCTGTCCCCGGAACACGCCGACATCCTCGGCCTCTGCCTGCTCCGCCCGCAGTCCGTGGCGGAGATAGCGGCCGAACTCGACCTCGCGGTCGGGGTCGTACGCGTCCTGATCGGAGATCTCGTCGACGACGAACTGGTGCACGTGACCCGGCCGGTCCCCCCGGCCGAACTGCCCGACGAATCCATTCTGCGTGAGGTGATCGATGGCCTTCGGGCGCTCTAG
- a CDS encoding GTP-binding protein produces MAFGRSSRTGAMHAVTPVEPLTLKILVAGGFGVGKTTLVSAVSEIRPLRTEERLSEPGRGIDDTQGVEGKSTTTVAMDFGRITLREDLVLYLFGTPGQDRFWFLWDELAQGSLGAVVLADTRRLSDCFAAIDYFERREIPFVVAVNCFEGAERYPVVAVRAALDLTPEVPVLLCDARDRESVKDVLVGVVEHAMTLARARRASLTTP; encoded by the coding sequence ATGGCCTTCGGGCGCTCTAGCCGCACCGGCGCCATGCATGCCGTGACGCCGGTCGAGCCGCTGACCCTGAAAATCCTGGTCGCGGGCGGTTTCGGGGTGGGCAAGACCACCCTGGTCAGTGCGGTGAGCGAGATCAGACCGCTCCGGACGGAGGAACGCCTCTCCGAGCCGGGCCGCGGCATCGACGACACCCAGGGGGTGGAGGGCAAGAGCACCACCACGGTGGCCATGGACTTCGGGCGCATCACGCTGCGCGAGGACCTGGTGCTGTACCTGTTCGGCACACCCGGACAGGACCGCTTCTGGTTCCTGTGGGACGAGCTGGCCCAGGGCTCGCTCGGCGCCGTCGTCCTCGCGGACACCCGGCGCCTCTCCGACTGCTTCGCCGCCATCGACTACTTCGAGCGCCGCGAGATCCCCTTCGTGGTCGCCGTGAACTGCTTCGAGGGAGCCGAGCGGTACCCCGTGGTGGCCGTACGGGCAGCCCTGGACCTCACCCCCGAGGTGCCGGTGCTGCTGTGCGACGCACGCGACCGGGAATCGGTGAAGGACGTCCTGGTGGGAGTCGTGGAACACGCGATGACCCTGGCCAGAGCCCGCCGCGCGAGCCTGACCACGCCGTAG
- a CDS encoding lipid-transfer protein gives MSTDIAVLGAGMHPWGKWGRSFVEYGRAAARAALADAGLDWTDVQSIVGADTVRSGYPGYVAGATFAQALGWQGARVTSVYAACASGAQAIGAARAQILAGLADVVLVVGADAAPKGFFAPAGGDRPDDPDWLRFRVLGATNPAYFALYARRRMALYGDTGEDFAQVKVKNAAAGLLNPNARYRKAVTAEEVAASAIVADPLRLLDICATSDGGAALVLSSMDFARSRGVLDPVRIRAVSTVTPTYPRTVLDLPDIATDSVTAVAATPGSFRASIARAAYEEAGLGPDDLSLAEVYDLSTALELEWYEDIGLCGEGEGAKLVREGATALGGRIPVNTSGGLASFGEAVPAQAIAQVCELTWQLRGTAGERQVAGARVGITANQGLFGHGSAVVAVR, from the coding sequence GTGAGCACCGACATCGCCGTCCTCGGGGCCGGCATGCACCCGTGGGGCAAGTGGGGCCGCAGCTTCGTCGAGTACGGACGGGCCGCGGCGCGGGCCGCGCTCGCCGACGCCGGGCTGGACTGGACCGACGTGCAGTCCATCGTGGGGGCCGACACCGTCCGGTCGGGCTACCCCGGCTACGTGGCCGGAGCCACCTTCGCGCAGGCGCTGGGCTGGCAGGGAGCCCGCGTGACCAGCGTGTACGCGGCCTGCGCGTCCGGCGCCCAGGCCATCGGCGCGGCCCGGGCGCAGATCCTGGCCGGGCTCGCCGACGTGGTGCTGGTGGTCGGGGCGGACGCCGCCCCGAAGGGGTTCTTCGCGCCCGCGGGAGGGGACCGGCCGGACGACCCGGACTGGCTGCGCTTCCGGGTCCTGGGGGCCACGAACCCGGCGTACTTCGCGCTGTACGCCCGGCGCCGGATGGCCCTGTACGGGGACACCGGTGAGGACTTCGCGCAGGTCAAGGTGAAGAACGCGGCGGCCGGTCTGCTGAACCCGAACGCCCGCTACCGCAAGGCCGTGACGGCCGAGGAGGTGGCCGCCTCGGCGATCGTCGCCGATCCGCTGCGGCTGCTCGACATCTGCGCCACCTCCGACGGGGGCGCGGCGCTGGTGCTGAGCAGCATGGACTTCGCGCGCTCGCGGGGTGTCCTGGACCCGGTGCGGATCCGGGCCGTGTCCACGGTGACGCCCACGTATCCCCGTACCGTCCTGGACCTGCCGGACATCGCCACCGACTCGGTGACGGCCGTGGCGGCGACTCCCGGCTCCTTCCGGGCCTCGATCGCGCGGGCCGCGTACGAGGAGGCGGGGCTCGGGCCGGACGACCTCTCGCTGGCCGAGGTCTACGACCTGTCGACCGCGCTGGAGCTGGAGTGGTACGAGGACATCGGCCTGTGCGGGGAGGGCGAGGGGGCCAAGCTCGTGCGCGAGGGCGCGACGGCGCTCGGCGGGCGGATCCCCGTCAACACCAGTGGTGGACTGGCGTCGTTCGGGGAGGCTGTGCCGGCGCAGGCCATCGCCCAGGTCTGTGAGCTGACCTGGCAGCTCCGGGGCACGGCCGGAGAGCGGCAGGTGGCGGGGGCACGGGTCGGAATCACCGCGAACCAGGGGCTGTTCGGGCACGGATCGGCGGTCGTCGCCGTGCGCTGA
- a CDS encoding Zn-ribbon domain-containing OB-fold protein has translation MVSGWFSGDYADGTAETDGGYGGFRLLGTRCSACAAVFFPREDAYCRNPHCPGGGELAETPLSPRGRVWSYTDGRYRPPAPYVSDPDAPWTPYTLVAVELEAEGMVVLGQTVPGVGVADLAVGMEVEVVGGVLNEDPDGNTWTTWHFRPVGVEL, from the coding sequence GTGGTCAGCGGGTGGTTCAGCGGGGACTACGCAGACGGCACAGCCGAAACGGACGGCGGGTACGGCGGGTTCCGGCTGCTCGGCACCCGGTGCTCCGCCTGCGCCGCCGTGTTCTTCCCGCGCGAGGACGCGTACTGCCGCAATCCGCACTGCCCGGGCGGCGGCGAGCTCGCCGAGACCCCGCTGTCCCCGCGCGGCCGGGTCTGGTCCTACACCGACGGGCGGTACCGGCCGCCCGCGCCGTACGTGTCCGACCCGGACGCGCCCTGGACCCCGTACACCCTGGTCGCCGTGGAGCTGGAGGCCGAGGGGATGGTCGTGCTGGGGCAGACGGTGCCCGGGGTGGGCGTCGCCGACCTGGCGGTCGGGATGGAGGTCGAGGTGGTCGGCGGCGTGCTGAACGAGGACCCCGACGGGAACACGTGGACCACCTGGCACTTCCGGCCGGTGGGGGTGGAACTGTGA
- a CDS encoding DUF962 domain-containing protein, protein MTFSSYEEFWPYYVAMHSRAATRWIHLAGTLTGLALSAYGLARGRKRYIAALPLIGYGTAWPAHFLIERNNPASFGSPGWSLRGDAQMIRMMLAGRDAELGEIARKWLAENPCEECGTGGAFPSVP, encoded by the coding sequence ATGACATTCAGTTCGTACGAGGAGTTCTGGCCCTACTACGTCGCCATGCACTCCCGCGCCGCCACCCGCTGGATCCATCTCGCCGGTACCCTCACCGGCCTCGCGCTCTCCGCCTACGGGCTGGCCCGCGGCCGGAAGCGGTACATCGCCGCGCTGCCCCTGATCGGGTACGGGACCGCGTGGCCGGCGCATTTCCTGATCGAGCGGAACAACCCCGCCAGCTTCGGCAGTCCGGGATGGTCGTTGCGCGGGGACGCTCAGATGATCCGGATGATGCTGGCCGGGCGGGACGCGGAGCTCGGCGAGATCGCGCGGAAGTGGCTCGCCGAGAACCCGTGCGAGGAGTGCGGCACCGGGGGTGCGTTCCCGAGCGTTCCCTGA
- a CDS encoding M15 family metallopeptidase, with translation MAVVAGWVGGLLGVLAAVAAPAGVAAPGTVGAVGAVSGPAARTGVAAASRAAPGGTGGTGAPGGPGGRASFAVGFVAVAEVDASIGQEMRYATPHNFTGAVVDGYDEPVCLLARPAAEALRRAQREVLRRGYSLLVHDCYRPQRAVDRFVRWARDGADQSTKAEFYPGVAKDRLIPEGYIAERSGHSRGSTVDVTLAELGRGALDLGTPFDFFDPLAHTDSPRVTGAARERRDLLKRVLGRQGFVNLPQEWWHFTYAPESFPATYFDFPVSVASVHR, from the coding sequence ATGGCGGTTGTTGCGGGATGGGTGGGCGGGCTGCTGGGCGTGCTGGCGGCGGTGGCCGCGCCAGCGGGCGTGGCCGCGCCGGGGACGGTGGGGGCGGTGGGGGCGGTGAGCGGCCCCGCCGCGCGGACCGGGGTGGCGGCCGCGTCCCGGGCCGCGCCCGGTGGGACCGGTGGGACCGGTGCGCCCGGTGGCCCCGGCGGGCGGGCCTCCTTCGCCGTCGGGTTCGTGGCCGTTGCCGAGGTGGACGCGAGCATCGGGCAGGAGATGCGGTACGCCACCCCGCACAATTTCACCGGGGCGGTCGTGGACGGCTACGACGAGCCCGTCTGCCTGCTCGCCCGGCCCGCCGCCGAGGCGCTGCGGCGGGCGCAGCGCGAGGTGCTGCGCCGCGGGTACTCGCTGCTGGTGCACGACTGCTACCGGCCGCAGCGGGCCGTCGACCGGTTCGTGCGGTGGGCCCGGGACGGGGCCGATCAGTCGACCAAGGCGGAGTTCTATCCGGGGGTGGCCAAGGACCGGCTGATCCCGGAGGGGTACATCGCCGAGCGGTCCGGGCACAGCCGCGGCAGCACCGTCGACGTGACCTTGGCGGAGCTCGGCCGGGGGGCGCTCGACCTGGGGACTCCCTTCGACTTCTTCGACCCGCTCGCGCACACCGACAGCCCTCGGGTGACCGGGGCGGCCCGCGAACGCCGTGATCTCCTCAAGCGGGTGCTCGGCCGGCAGGGGTTCGTGAACCTGCCCCAGGAGTGGTGGCATTTCACGTACGCGCCGGAGTCGTTCCCGGCCACGTATTTCGATTTCCCCGTCTCTGTCGCCTCCGTTCACCGCTGA
- a CDS encoding NUDIX domain-containing protein has protein sequence MPAHLKDSHCSACGALFDSADWPRTCPSCGAVAYRNPLPVAVALLPVEDELGTGLVVITRTIEPALGAVALPGGFMDFGEDWRESVVRELREETGIHAPASEVALADTLSSPAGHLLVFGLLPVRPAASLPASVPTDETTGWHVLRGPEPLAFPLHTAVAGAWFEGRYR, from the coding sequence ATGCCGGCGCACCTGAAGGACTCGCACTGCTCCGCCTGTGGAGCCCTGTTCGACTCGGCCGACTGGCCCCGTACCTGCCCCTCGTGCGGCGCGGTCGCCTACCGCAACCCCCTCCCGGTCGCCGTCGCCCTGCTCCCCGTGGAGGACGAGCTCGGCACCGGTCTGGTGGTCATCACCCGCACCATCGAGCCCGCCCTCGGCGCCGTCGCCCTGCCCGGCGGATTCATGGACTTCGGCGAGGACTGGCGCGAGTCGGTGGTCCGCGAACTCCGCGAGGAGACCGGCATCCACGCCCCGGCCTCCGAGGTCGCCCTCGCCGACACCCTCAGCTCCCCGGCCGGCCACCTGCTGGTCTTCGGCCTCCTGCCCGTCCGCCCGGCCGCGTCCCTCCCGGCGTCGGTCCCGACGGACGAAACCACCGGCTGGCACGTCCTGCGCGGCCCGGAGCCGCTGGCGTTCCCCCTGCACACGGCGGTGGCCGGGGCCTGGTTCGAGGGCCGTTACCGCTGA
- a CDS encoding M1 family aminopeptidase, giving the protein MRATPHKALAASAFAIAALVAAALPATSAAAAPAACTPAQVVANGGFEGGASPWTQSQTGLITNRTGQSAHGGTYFAWLNGVGSTHTDTLSQSVTIPSGCSSASLTFWMHVDTAETTTSTKYDKLTAKIGTTTLATYSNLDKNTGYVQKSFDVSAFAGQTVSLAFTGTEDSSLKTNFVLDDIALDTSGGTTPPGDSTRTPAAPAYTVSLSSDAAGTVWTGHQSASFTNTSATPLGEVYLRLWDNYHGTCAAMPIVVSNVTGGTAGALSVNCTALKIDLPAPLTQGQSATIGFDLGITVPSGADRFGHDGAFSFIGNALPVLAVRDGAGWHLDPYTNNGESFYSLAADFSVALDHPSGLLVPATGASVDTPGTSGRTVTTATASKVRDFAWAAGPFSKISGTSAAGTPVNVYSVSGISAADSQSMLTTAKSAVDAHSARFGAYPYGELDAVIDNNFWFGGMEYPGFVLDLVSTTALTHEIAHQWWYGIVGDDQYNNPWLDEAFTDYATDLAQNKTGASCWNSTSWASSAEKISNSMAYWDTHSSRYSTVIYGYGKCALHDLRRVLGDTAMAKLLKDYATSHWYGVSTTAEFKAAAQAATTTDLTSFWTTHRIDG; this is encoded by the coding sequence GTGAGAGCCACCCCCCACAAGGCCCTCGCGGCGAGTGCGTTCGCCATCGCCGCGCTGGTAGCAGCCGCCCTGCCCGCCACCTCGGCGGCAGCGGCGCCCGCCGCCTGTACCCCCGCCCAAGTGGTCGCCAACGGCGGCTTCGAAGGCGGAGCGTCACCCTGGACCCAGTCGCAGACCGGCCTGATCACCAACCGCACCGGCCAGAGCGCCCACGGCGGTACGTACTTCGCCTGGCTGAACGGCGTCGGCAGCACCCACACCGACACGCTCTCCCAGAGCGTCACCATCCCCTCCGGGTGCAGCAGTGCGAGCCTCACCTTCTGGATGCACGTCGACACCGCCGAGACCACGACGTCGACCAAGTACGACAAGCTGACGGCGAAGATCGGCACGACGACGCTGGCGACGTACTCGAACCTCGACAAGAACACCGGCTACGTCCAGAAGTCCTTCGACGTCTCCGCGTTCGCCGGCCAGACCGTGAGCCTCGCCTTCACCGGCACGGAGGACTCCAGCCTCAAGACCAACTTCGTCCTCGACGACATCGCCCTCGACACCTCCGGCGGCACCACCCCGCCCGGGGACTCCACGCGCACCCCGGCGGCTCCCGCCTACACCGTCAGCCTGAGCAGCGACGCGGCCGGCACCGTCTGGACCGGTCACCAGAGCGCGAGCTTCACCAACACCTCCGCCACCCCGCTCGGCGAGGTGTACCTGAGGCTGTGGGACAACTACCACGGGACCTGCGCCGCGATGCCCATCGTGGTCAGCAACGTCACCGGCGGCACGGCGGGCGCCCTGTCCGTCAACTGCACCGCGCTCAAGATCGACCTGCCGGCGCCGCTGACCCAGGGCCAGAGCGCCACGATCGGCTTCGACCTCGGCATCACCGTGCCCAGCGGCGCCGACCGCTTCGGCCACGACGGGGCCTTCAGCTTCATCGGCAACGCCCTGCCCGTGCTCGCGGTCCGGGACGGGGCCGGCTGGCACCTGGACCCGTACACGAACAACGGCGAGTCGTTCTACTCCCTGGCCGCCGACTTCAGCGTCGCCCTCGACCACCCGAGCGGCCTGCTCGTACCGGCCACCGGCGCATCGGTGGACACCCCGGGCACCAGCGGGCGCACGGTGACCACCGCCACCGCCTCCAAGGTGCGCGACTTCGCCTGGGCGGCCGGCCCGTTCAGCAAGATCTCCGGAACCTCCGCCGCCGGAACCCCGGTCAACGTCTACTCCGTCTCGGGCATCAGCGCGGCGGACTCCCAGTCGATGCTCACTACGGCCAAGTCCGCCGTGGACGCCCACTCCGCCCGGTTCGGGGCCTACCCGTACGGCGAACTGGACGCGGTGATCGACAACAACTTCTGGTTCGGCGGCATGGAATACCCCGGGTTCGTCCTCGACCTGGTCAGCACCACGGCGCTCACCCACGAGATCGCCCACCAGTGGTGGTACGGCATCGTCGGCGACGACCAGTACAACAATCCGTGGCTGGACGAGGCGTTCACCGACTACGCCACCGACCTCGCACAGAACAAGACCGGCGCGAGCTGCTGGAACAGCACCTCCTGGGCCTCGTCGGCCGAGAAGATCAGCAACTCGATGGCCTACTGGGACACCCACTCCTCCCGCTACTCCACCGTCATCTACGGGTACGGCAAGTGCGCCCTGCACGACCTGCGCAGGGTCCTCGGCGACACCGCGATGGCCAAGCTGCTGAAGGACTACGCCACTTCGCACTGGTACGGAGTCTCGACCACGGCCGAGTTCAAAGCGGCCGCCCAGGCCGCCACGACCACGGACCTGACCTCGTTCTGGACCACGCACCGCATCGACGGCTGA
- a CDS encoding glycoside hydrolase family 31 protein, translated as MDGRGLVRAVKDLGDERGRRAWRSAWRNRRVDAAGLAPRGVERARVPGLLTGTEARPGGGVLRFTRSELLVRVTVGGAVFWGWDGAAPAPSYAVVASGPEPDPRAELEPDTDGGWRVVSERVTVAVSRHGAVEVRTPGGTVLRRDLPPRWWDPVGVGSAGAEGDAAEPGSAGGAAGGGPDEVGADTGGADRDGADGDGRDGGGVAGGGSRWLLRSEVAADARVFGLGGRAVGPRLRDGSYRLWNTDPEGGFGGADGSGEEPLYITMPVQLVVADAGTHLVFHDNSWDGRVVLREGEEGAGSGADRPGSCELRMEGGPLRCWVLVGPPGRVLQGWSGLTGGAAVPPEWALGYQHARWGFGSAAEVRRIVAGYAERGLPLSAVHLDIDHYDGHRVFTVDRERFPDLPKLARELADGGVRLVSIVDPAVKTGDPLHAAGLAVGAHGAFVRDAAGREVRGEVWPGECAYPDFTDPAVRRWWGELYAERLAQGFAGVWHDMNEPVSFAPFGDRTLPRSARHALEGAGGDHREAHNVYALAMARAGWEGLVRLRPAERPFLFSRSGWAGMQRYGGTWSGDVESSWDGLRASLALVLGLGLCGVPYSGPDVGGFWGSPSPELYLRWLQLGSYLPLFRTHSAIWAGRREPWEFGEETTRAARAVLAERERLRPYFVTLAHMARRTGAPYVRPLWWGAPEDRALRDCEDAFLLGDALLVAPVLECGSDRRAVRLPRGRWYDTVTGLAYEGPGQILLDAPADRIPVLARAGSLLPVRAADGSVALEAWAPARGRTGGGVVIRDPGPGFEPVEVERYVVRWAGDAVVVEDEAGERVDGVVLRGL; from the coding sequence ATGGACGGTCGTGGGCTGGTGCGTGCGGTGAAGGACCTCGGCGACGAGCGGGGGCGGCGCGCGTGGCGTTCCGCGTGGCGCAACCGGCGCGTGGACGCGGCGGGGCTCGCGCCCCGGGGCGTCGAGCGGGCGCGGGTGCCCGGTCTGCTGACCGGTACGGAGGCCCGGCCGGGCGGTGGGGTGCTCCGGTTCACCCGTTCGGAGCTACTGGTGCGGGTCACCGTGGGCGGGGCGGTGTTCTGGGGCTGGGACGGGGCCGCGCCGGCGCCCTCGTACGCGGTGGTCGCCAGCGGGCCGGAGCCCGATCCGCGCGCCGAGCTGGAGCCGGACACCGACGGCGGCTGGCGGGTGGTGTCGGAGCGGGTGACGGTGGCGGTGTCCCGGCACGGGGCGGTGGAGGTGCGCACCCCCGGCGGGACGGTGCTGCGGCGGGATCTGCCGCCGCGGTGGTGGGACCCGGTGGGCGTGGGGTCCGCCGGGGCCGAAGGGGATGCGGCCGAGCCGGGCAGCGCGGGCGGGGCGGCCGGGGGCGGGCCGGACGAGGTCGGGGCGGACACGGGCGGTGCGGACCGGGACGGGGCGGACGGGGACGGGCGGGACGGCGGCGGGGTGGCGGGCGGCGGCTCGCGGTGGCTGTTGCGGAGCGAGGTGGCGGCGGACGCGCGGGTGTTCGGGCTGGGCGGGCGGGCGGTGGGGCCGCGGTTGCGGGACGGGAGCTACCGACTGTGGAACACCGATCCCGAAGGCGGGTTCGGGGGCGCGGACGGTTCCGGCGAGGAGCCCCTCTACATCACGATGCCGGTGCAGCTGGTGGTCGCGGACGCGGGCACGCACCTGGTGTTCCACGACAACTCCTGGGACGGGCGGGTGGTGTTGCGGGAGGGCGAGGAGGGCGCGGGATCGGGGGCGGACCGGCCGGGCTCCTGCGAACTGCGCATGGAGGGCGGCCCCTTGCGGTGCTGGGTGCTGGTGGGGCCGCCCGGGCGCGTGCTGCAGGGCTGGTCCGGACTGACGGGCGGGGCCGCCGTGCCGCCGGAGTGGGCGCTCGGGTACCAGCACGCGCGGTGGGGGTTCGGGAGTGCGGCGGAGGTCCGCCGGATCGTGGCGGGCTACGCCGAGCGGGGGCTGCCGCTGTCGGCCGTCCATCTGGACATCGACCACTACGACGGCCACCGGGTCTTCACCGTGGACCGCGAGCGGTTTCCCGATCTGCCGAAGCTGGCGCGGGAGTTGGCGGACGGCGGTGTTCGACTGGTCTCCATCGTCGACCCGGCGGTGAAGACGGGCGACCCGCTGCACGCCGCGGGGCTGGCGGTCGGGGCGCACGGGGCGTTCGTACGGGACGCCGCGGGGCGGGAGGTCCGGGGCGAGGTGTGGCCGGGCGAGTGCGCGTACCCGGACTTCACGGATCCGGCGGTGCGGCGGTGGTGGGGTGAGCTGTACGCGGAGCGGCTCGCGCAGGGCTTCGCCGGGGTCTGGCACGACATGAACGAGCCGGTGTCCTTCGCCCCGTTCGGGGACCGGACGCTCCCCCGGTCGGCGCGGCACGCGCTGGAGGGGGCCGGCGGGGACCACCGGGAGGCGCACAACGTGTACGCCCTCGCGATGGCCCGCGCGGGCTGGGAGGGACTCGTACGGCTGCGCCCGGCCGAGCGGCCGTTCCTCTTCTCCCGGTCGGGGTGGGCGGGGATGCAGCGGTACGGGGGCACGTGGTCGGGTGACGTGGAGAGCAGCTGGGACGGGCTGCGGGCCTCGCTGGCGCTGGTACTGGGCCTCGGACTGTGCGGGGTGCCGTACTCGGGGCCGGACGTCGGCGGCTTCTGGGGCTCGCCCTCCCCGGAGTTGTACCTGCGGTGGCTGCAACTGGGCTCCTACCTGCCGCTGTTCCGGACCCACTCGGCGATCTGGGCCGGGCGCAGGGAACCGTGGGAGTTCGGGGAGGAGACCACCCGGGCCGCGCGGGCCGTCCTGGCGGAACGGGAGCGGCTGCGCCCGTACTTCGTGACGCTGGCCCATATGGCGCGCAGGACCGGGGCGCCGTACGTACGGCCGCTGTGGTGGGGGGCTCCGGAGGACCGCGCGCTACGGGACTGCGAGGACGCGTTCCTGCTGGGTGACGCCCTGTTGGTGGCGCCGGTGCTGGAGTGCGGGTCGGACCGGCGGGCGGTGCGGCTGCCGCGCGGGCGCTGGTACGACACGGTGACGGGCCTGGCGTACGAGGGGCCGGGCCAGATCCTGCTGGACGCCCCGGCGGACCGGATCCCGGTACTGGCGCGGGCCGGCTCGCTGCTGCCGGTGCGGGCGGCCGACGGGTCGGTGGCCCTGGAGGCGTGGGCTCCGGCGCGGGGGCGCACGGGCGGCGGGGTGGTGATCCGGGACCCGGGGCCGGGCTTCGAGCCGGTCGAGGTGGAGCGGTACGTGGTGCGGTGGGCCGGGGACGCGGTGGTGGTGGAGGACGAGGCCGGGGAGCGGGTGGACGGGGTGGTGCTGCGGGGGCTCTAG